AAGGGCTTCTTGAGCATTTCCTCGTGGTGGGGAGCTGGTGTATTTACTTCTACAAGCATATGTTCAAGGACTCGCTGAAGGCCCCTTTGTGGAAAACTACGGATATTGAATTTGACACGAGCTCTCTGAAAAAGGCGCCGAAGACGGTCGATATCAGCAGATTCCTCAGGGACTTCGGCTTTCTTGTGAGATACCACGGTGACGAAGGCTATACCACCTATGAGCACCCCGAGCTCATCATCGAGTTCTTTGTGCCTCAGGTTGGCGATGGAAGAACCAATCCTTACAAAATACCCGGATTCGGGATCAATCCTCAGCCGATGAGATTCCTGTCAATGCTGGAAGATGAGGCTCTTACCATAGATTATAACGGATTACCGATAAGGGTGCCTCGTCCCGCGAACTATTCAATCCATAAGCTGATGATTTCCACTGAGCGCAAGAATCCCACAAAGGCCGA
The sequence above is a segment of the Candidatus Eremiobacterota bacterium genome. Coding sequences within it:
- a CDS encoding GSU2403 family nucleotidyltransferase fold protein, producing MEEKIRFVDRILKALSEEGLLEHFLVVGSWCIYFYKHMFKDSLKAPLWKTTDIEFDTSSLKKAPKTVDISRFLRDFGFLVRYHGDEGYTTYEHPELIIEFFVPQVGDGRTNPYKIPGFGINPQPMRFLSMLEDEALTIDYNGLPIRVPRPANYSIHKLMISTERKNPTKAEKDRQQALALWDMLRDSGEEDALKAVFSKLSSRQQKLARKSLEILGESGRLQGFTLR